In Janibacter cremeus, a genomic segment contains:
- a CDS encoding SixA phosphatase family protein, with the protein MTTSAEDRTLVLLRHASAESASAGQDDRERSLTDAGREEAQDVGRWLVEQGIGCDEVMCSPAQRTRETMAEIAAGGCAEAEVEIEHRLYNAGAEEVLAVVREAREDASVLLVVGHAPGLPAAASLLADGDGSAPAHDLLAEGFPPGAVAVLRYCGPWTELAFDSATLDRFHVPVPVS; encoded by the coding sequence ATGACGACGTCAGCGGAGGACCGGACCCTCGTCCTGCTGCGGCACGCCTCGGCAGAGTCCGCGAGTGCCGGTCAGGACGATCGCGAGCGCAGCCTGACCGACGCCGGGAGGGAGGAGGCCCAGGACGTCGGGCGCTGGCTGGTCGAGCAGGGCATCGGTTGCGACGAGGTGATGTGCTCACCGGCCCAACGCACCCGCGAGACCATGGCCGAGATCGCCGCGGGCGGCTGCGCCGAGGCCGAGGTCGAGATCGAGCACCGGCTCTACAACGCCGGCGCCGAGGAGGTTCTCGCCGTCGTGCGCGAGGCCCGCGAGGACGCCAGCGTGCTCCTCGTCGTCGGCCACGCGCCGGGCCTGCCGGCAGCGGCCAGCCTGCTCGCCGACGGCGACGGGTCGGCGCCCGCGCACGACCTGCTCGCCGAGGGGTTCCCGCCCGGCGCAGTGGCGGTGCTGCGCTACTGCGGCCCGTGGACCGAGCTGGCCTTCGACTCGGCGACCCTCGACCGCTTCCACGTCCCCGTCCCCGTCAGCTGA
- a CDS encoding 2-hydroxyacid dehydrogenase has protein sequence MLTVSFPDQTWLDDVGPIEGVNPIVWDPTQPPPGEDVEVFVAPYMASTAQIEPVGGKPSVRFVQLLSAGHDAALPVIPEGVALANAQGVHDAATSELAVALVLASQRGFDEFATAQAKGEWLPRHFRPGLADKRILLLGYGSVGSAIAARLAPFEVDMTAVASRARGGDDLVDRVHGIDELADLLPEQDIVVSVLPGTDATTGILGEEALSALADDALVVNVGRGPALDTQAALRHTGRLRFALDVTDPEPLPSDHPLWSEPGVIISPHTGGVTDAFRPRMVDLLRRQLRLLAVGEEPLNVVNPS, from the coding sequence ATGCTGACCGTCTCTTTCCCTGACCAGACCTGGCTCGACGACGTGGGACCGATCGAGGGCGTGAACCCGATCGTCTGGGACCCCACACAGCCACCTCCGGGGGAGGACGTCGAGGTCTTCGTCGCGCCGTACATGGCGTCCACCGCGCAGATCGAGCCGGTGGGCGGCAAGCCGTCCGTGCGCTTCGTGCAGCTGCTCTCCGCCGGCCACGACGCTGCGCTGCCGGTGATCCCCGAGGGCGTCGCCCTGGCCAACGCGCAAGGGGTCCACGACGCGGCGACGTCCGAGCTGGCGGTGGCCCTCGTGCTCGCCTCCCAGCGCGGCTTCGACGAGTTCGCCACTGCCCAGGCGAAGGGGGAGTGGCTGCCCCGCCACTTCCGGCCGGGCCTGGCCGACAAGCGCATCCTCCTCCTGGGCTACGGCTCCGTGGGATCGGCGATCGCGGCGCGACTGGCCCCCTTCGAGGTGGACATGACGGCGGTGGCCTCGCGGGCACGGGGCGGGGACGACCTCGTGGACCGGGTCCACGGCATCGACGAGCTGGCCGACCTGCTGCCCGAGCAGGACATCGTGGTCTCGGTGCTGCCGGGGACCGACGCCACGACCGGCATCCTCGGCGAGGAGGCGCTCTCGGCCCTGGCCGACGACGCGCTCGTCGTCAACGTCGGACGTGGTCCGGCCCTGGACACTCAGGCGGCGCTGCGGCACACGGGACGGCTGCGCTTCGCCCTCGACGTCACCGACCCGGAGCCGCTGCCGTCCGACCACCCGCTGTGGAGCGAGCCCGGCGTGATCATCAGCCCGCACACCGGTGGCGTCACCGACGCCTTCCGGCCGCGGATGGTCGATCTGCTGCGCCGTCAGCTGCGCCTCCTCGCCGTGGGCGAGGAGCCGCTCAACGTGGTCAACCCCTCCTGA
- the gatB gene encoding Asp-tRNA(Asn)/Glu-tRNA(Gln) amidotransferase subunit GatB produces the protein MASTTTDEVLGYDEALTTFDPVMGLEVHVELGTNTKMFCGCATGFGADPNTQVCPVCLGLPGALPVVNETGVESAIRIGLALNCEIAQWCRFARKNYFYPDMPKNFQTSQYDEPIAFDGYLDVEIPARSGEGTETFRVEIERAHMEEDTGKSMHIGGSTGRIQGAEYSLVDFNRAGIPLIEIVTRPIVGAGERAPEVAKAYVSALRDLLRALDVSDVKMEQGSMRCDVNLSLRARAGDDAVAPEQLEVPLGTRSETKNVNSLRSVERAVRYEVCRHAAVLTGGGSILQETRHWHEDTGITTSGREKSDAEDYRYFPEPDLVPVAPTRERVEELRATLPEPPAERRKRLQDEWGYSDLEMRDVLNAGASELIEATVAAGAKPQSARKWWLGEPSRRANEAATDLVGYAEQVGLTPAHVAELESMVSAGRLNDKMARQVLEGVLDGEGGPTQVADARGLELVRDDGALEGAVETVIADNPDIAEKIRGGKVQAAGALIGQVMKEMKGQADAGKARALILDKLGVED, from the coding sequence ATGGCGAGCACCACCACCGACGAGGTCCTCGGGTACGACGAGGCCCTGACCACCTTCGACCCGGTGATGGGTCTGGAGGTCCACGTCGAGCTCGGCACGAACACCAAGATGTTCTGCGGCTGTGCCACCGGCTTCGGCGCCGATCCCAACACCCAGGTCTGCCCGGTCTGCCTCGGCCTGCCTGGCGCCCTGCCGGTGGTCAACGAGACCGGTGTCGAGTCGGCGATCCGGATCGGGCTGGCCCTGAACTGCGAGATCGCGCAGTGGTGCCGCTTCGCCCGGAAGAACTACTTCTACCCGGACATGCCGAAGAACTTCCAGACCTCCCAGTACGACGAGCCGATCGCCTTCGACGGCTACCTCGACGTGGAGATCCCGGCCCGCTCCGGCGAGGGCACCGAGACCTTCAGAGTGGAGATCGAGCGCGCGCACATGGAGGAGGACACGGGCAAGAGCATGCACATCGGTGGCTCCACCGGTCGCATCCAGGGCGCCGAGTACTCGCTCGTCGACTTCAACCGGGCCGGGATCCCCCTCATCGAGATCGTCACCAGGCCGATCGTCGGGGCGGGCGAGCGTGCTCCGGAGGTCGCCAAGGCCTACGTCTCCGCACTGCGTGACCTGCTGCGGGCGCTGGACGTCTCCGACGTGAAGATGGAGCAGGGCTCCATGCGCTGCGACGTCAACCTCTCCCTGCGCGCCCGGGCAGGCGACGACGCCGTGGCACCCGAGCAGCTCGAGGTCCCGCTCGGCACCCGCTCCGAGACCAAGAACGTCAACTCCCTGCGATCCGTCGAGCGGGCCGTGCGCTACGAGGTCTGCCGCCACGCGGCCGTCCTGACCGGCGGTGGCTCGATCCTGCAGGAGACGCGCCACTGGCACGAGGACACCGGCATCACCACCAGCGGCCGTGAGAAGTCCGACGCGGAGGACTACCGGTACTTCCCCGAGCCCGACCTGGTGCCCGTCGCACCCACGCGCGAGCGTGTCGAGGAGCTGCGCGCGACCCTGCCCGAGCCGCCCGCGGAGCGTCGCAAGCGGCTGCAGGACGAGTGGGGCTACTCCGACCTGGAGATGCGCGACGTGCTCAACGCCGGCGCCAGCGAGCTCATCGAGGCCACCGTCGCGGCCGGGGCGAAGCCGCAGTCGGCCCGCAAGTGGTGGCTCGGCGAGCCGTCCCGCCGCGCGAACGAGGCCGCGACCGACCTCGTCGGGTACGCCGAGCAGGTCGGTCTGACGCCGGCCCACGTGGCCGAGTTGGAGTCGATGGTCAGCGCCGGTCGGCTCAACGACAAGATGGCCCGCCAGGTCCTCGAGGGCGTCCTCGACGGCGAAGGGGGCCCGACACAGGTCGCCGACGCCCGCGGCCTGGAGCTGGTCCGGGACGACGGCGCCCTGGAGGGTGCGGTCGAGACGGTCATCGCGGACAATCCCGACATCGCCGAGAAGATCCGCGGCGGCAAGGTCCAGGCGGCCGGTGCCCTCATCGGCCAGGTGATGAAGGAGATGAAGGGTCAGGCCGACGCCGGCAAGGCCCGCGCGCTCATCCTCGACAAGCTCGGCGTCGAGGACTGA
- the gatA gene encoding Asp-tRNA(Asn)/Glu-tRNA(Gln) amidotransferase subunit GatA has product MSDPTRMTAAALADALACGDLSSEQVTRAHLDRIEAVDETIGAYLHVSGESALAQARAVDERRAKGEDLHRLAGVPIAVKDVMTTTGIPTTAGSKMLQGWVPPYDATVVAKLKAAGLPILGKTNMDEFAMGSSTEHSAFGPTRNPWDLDRTPGGSGGGSSAAVSSWQAPFATGTDTGGSIRQPAALTGSVGVKPTYGAMSRYGLIAMASSLDQAGPCARTVMDTALLHEVMAGHDPLDSTSIDAPVPDVVGAARRADVSGMRVGIVKELTGQGFAPQVQARFDEAVQHLVDAGAEVVEVSCPNFVYALGAYYLIMPSEASSNLARFDAMRYGLRVGPQGVDAPSAEQVMAASRDAGFGAEVKRRIILGTYALSSGYYDAYYGNAQKVRRLIADDFARAFETADVLVSPTAPTTAFRFGEKTSDPTAMYAGDIATIPANLAGLPGMSLPSGLAEDGLPAGFQVLAPAMADDRLYTVGAALEQRLVSAWGGQLLQQAPDLATTKGA; this is encoded by the coding sequence GTGAGTGACCCCACCCGCATGACCGCTGCCGCGCTCGCCGACGCGCTGGCTTGCGGTGACCTCTCCTCGGAGCAGGTCACCCGCGCCCACCTCGACCGGATCGAGGCCGTGGACGAGACCATCGGCGCCTACCTCCACGTCTCGGGCGAGTCCGCCCTGGCGCAGGCCCGTGCCGTCGACGAGCGCCGGGCGAAGGGGGAGGACCTCCACCGCCTCGCCGGCGTCCCCATCGCCGTCAAGGACGTGATGACCACGACCGGCATCCCGACGACCGCCGGGTCGAAGATGCTTCAGGGCTGGGTCCCGCCCTATGACGCCACGGTCGTGGCCAAGCTGAAGGCCGCCGGTCTGCCGATCCTCGGCAAGACCAACATGGACGAGTTCGCGATGGGCTCCTCGACGGAGCACTCCGCCTTCGGCCCGACCCGCAACCCGTGGGACCTCGACCGCACCCCCGGCGGCTCCGGCGGTGGCTCCAGCGCGGCCGTCTCGTCCTGGCAAGCCCCCTTCGCCACGGGGACCGACACCGGCGGCTCGATCCGTCAGCCGGCGGCCCTGACCGGCTCGGTCGGCGTGAAGCCGACCTATGGCGCGATGTCGCGCTACGGGCTGATCGCGATGGCCTCCTCCCTCGACCAGGCCGGTCCCTGCGCGCGCACCGTGATGGACACGGCACTCCTGCACGAGGTCATGGCCGGGCACGACCCGCTCGACTCGACCTCCATCGACGCTCCCGTCCCCGACGTCGTCGGTGCCGCCCGGCGTGCGGACGTCTCCGGCATGAGGGTCGGCATCGTCAAGGAGCTGACCGGCCAGGGCTTCGCGCCGCAGGTCCAGGCCCGCTTCGACGAGGCCGTGCAGCACCTGGTCGACGCCGGTGCCGAGGTCGTCGAGGTCTCCTGCCCCAACTTCGTCTACGCGCTCGGGGCGTACTACCTGATCATGCCGAGCGAGGCGAGCAGCAACCTCGCCCGCTTCGACGCGATGCGCTACGGACTGCGGGTCGGTCCGCAGGGCGTCGATGCGCCCAGCGCCGAGCAGGTCATGGCGGCCAGCCGCGACGCCGGCTTCGGTGCGGAGGTCAAGCGCCGCATCATCCTGGGCACCTATGCCCTGTCCTCGGGCTACTACGACGCCTACTACGGCAACGCCCAGAAGGTGCGTCGCCTCATCGCCGACGACTTCGCCCGGGCCTTCGAGACCGCGGACGTCCTCGTCAGCCCGACCGCCCCGACGACGGCCTTCCGCTTCGGTGAGAAGACCAGCGACCCGACCGCCATGTACGCCGGGGACATCGCGACGATCCCGGCCAACCTCGCCGGGCTGCCCGGCATGTCCCTGCCGAGTGGTCTCGCCGAGGACGGCCTGCCCGCAGGCTTCCAGGTCCTCGCCCCGGCCATGGCCGATGATCGCCTGTACACCGTCGGCGCCGCCCTCGAGCAGCGCCTCGTCTCCGCCTGGGGCGGTCAGCTGCTGCAGCAGGCCCCCGACCTGGCCACCACGAAGGGAGCCTGA
- the gatC gene encoding Asp-tRNA(Asn)/Glu-tRNA(Gln) amidotransferase subunit GatC — translation MADLSRDDVAHLASLARIDLSGAELDTMVGELGQIITSVEAVQQAPIADVTPMSHPMPITNVTRPDEVRPSLTPQEALAGAPDSELSRFAVPRILTED, via the coding sequence ATGGCAGACCTCTCCCGTGACGACGTGGCCCACCTGGCCTCGTTGGCCCGCATCGACCTCTCCGGCGCCGAGCTCGACACCATGGTCGGTGAGCTCGGCCAGATCATCACCTCCGTGGAGGCGGTGCAGCAGGCGCCGATCGCGGACGTGACGCCGATGAGCCACCCCATGCCGATCACCAACGTCACCCGCCCGGACGAGGTTCGTCCCTCGCTGACCCCGCAGGAAGCCCTCGCCGGCGCACCGGACTCGGAGCTGTCCCGATTCGCCGTGCCGCGCATCCTCACCGAAGACTGA
- a CDS encoding DUF559 domain-containing protein produces MAQVLHDLGGVASRAELLTQVTEGALRRAVASGAVMRQSRGRYALPTTPRIGERAELTELAEAGRRAAHAVSGTAILLSATARWGWPTKWVPTKPQVALPRNRRVTPRVRRAFDVRFRDVPSSDREDGWVTSRVRTALDCASLLEPDEAVAVLDSALREGTVDRDELLLAAAGLAPLYRRKVDELVRFADPLAANPFESVLRWIVSDIPGLGVQPQVRVTDDDGLIGIVDLADEQLRIVIEADSFEWHGQREALERDCIRYNRLIAQGWLVLRFSWDQVMHHPERVRELVRRTVVQSYLRVRRAPPSGLAP; encoded by the coding sequence GTGGCACAGGTTCTCCACGACCTCGGGGGGGTCGCCTCCCGCGCCGAGCTACTCACGCAGGTCACCGAGGGGGCGTTGCGTCGAGCCGTGGCCTCCGGCGCCGTCATGCGCCAGTCGCGAGGCCGCTATGCCCTGCCCACCACCCCGAGGATCGGTGAGCGCGCCGAGCTCACGGAACTGGCGGAGGCCGGACGGCGCGCGGCCCACGCGGTCTCCGGCACTGCGATCCTGCTGAGCGCGACCGCGCGGTGGGGGTGGCCGACCAAGTGGGTACCCACCAAGCCTCAGGTCGCACTCCCTCGCAACCGCAGGGTCACCCCGCGCGTGCGCCGAGCCTTCGATGTGCGCTTCCGCGACGTGCCCTCGAGTGACCGCGAGGACGGCTGGGTGACCTCTCGGGTGCGCACCGCGCTCGACTGCGCCAGTCTCCTTGAGCCGGACGAGGCGGTCGCGGTCCTGGACTCCGCGCTGCGCGAAGGTACGGTCGACAGGGACGAGTTGCTCCTCGCGGCGGCGGGCTTGGCCCCGTTGTACCGCCGGAAGGTCGATGAGCTGGTCCGGTTCGCCGATCCGCTGGCTGCCAACCCCTTCGAGTCGGTGCTGCGCTGGATCGTCTCCGACATCCCCGGGTTGGGCGTGCAACCCCAGGTGCGCGTCACCGACGACGACGGCCTGATCGGCATCGTCGACCTCGCCGATGAGCAGCTGCGGATCGTCATCGAAGCGGATTCCTTCGAGTGGCACGGCCAGCGCGAGGCCCTCGAGCGGGACTGCATCCGCTACAACCGCCTGATCGCGCAGGGGTGGCTGGTGCTGCGCTTCAGCTGGGATCAGGTCATGCACCACCCGGAGCGGGTCCGTGAGCTGGTCCGTCGCACCGTCGTCCAGAGCTACCTGCGGGTACGACGTGCACCTCCCTCTGGGCTGGCACCCTGA
- a CDS encoding carbon-nitrogen hydrolase family protein: MAPDSPSRLLRHTSGQRLRLAGAQFTATGDPSENLRTIADLTARAAERGARLVVHPEAAMASFAGRLDTVAEPLDGRFADGVRALAHEHGVTVVVGMFTPADAITTDEGGVLRCDGGASKGRDRTRVHNTLLVTGPGTSETTYRKVHLYDAFGSKESDTVAPGDELVTVDVEGWTVGLATCYDVRFGEQFTQLGRRGAELVVLPASWGDGPGKASQWDLLTRARAHDAQAWLLAVGQAWTKDAINGPFGIGRSALADPTGEVRARLGGGEDVLVADIDRGSVERTRATVPLL; this comes from the coding sequence ATGGCACCCGACTCCCCTTCGAGGCTCCTTCGTCACACCTCAGGACAGCGCCTTCGCCTGGCCGGAGCGCAGTTCACCGCCACCGGTGACCCGAGCGAGAACCTGCGCACCATCGCGGACCTGACCGCCCGCGCCGCCGAGCGTGGCGCACGCCTCGTCGTGCATCCCGAGGCGGCGATGGCCTCCTTCGCCGGGCGGCTCGACACTGTCGCCGAGCCCCTGGACGGACGCTTCGCCGACGGCGTCCGTGCGCTCGCGCACGAGCACGGTGTGACCGTGGTCGTCGGGATGTTCACCCCGGCGGACGCGATCACGACGGACGAAGGCGGTGTCCTGAGGTGTGACGGAGGAGCCTCGAAGGGGAGGGACCGCACCCGGGTGCACAACACCCTCCTCGTCACCGGTCCCGGGACGAGTGAGACGACCTACCGCAAGGTCCATCTCTACGACGCCTTCGGGTCCAAGGAGTCCGACACCGTCGCACCCGGCGACGAGCTCGTCACCGTCGACGTCGAGGGATGGACCGTCGGCCTGGCGACCTGCTACGACGTGCGTTTCGGCGAGCAGTTCACCCAGCTGGGGCGTCGCGGCGCCGAGCTCGTCGTGCTGCCCGCCTCGTGGGGCGACGGCCCCGGCAAGGCGTCGCAGTGGGATCTGCTCACAAGAGCCCGCGCCCACGATGCCCAGGCCTGGCTGCTCGCCGTCGGGCAGGCGTGGACGAAGGACGCGATCAACGGGCCCTTCGGCATCGGCCGCTCCGCCCTGGCCGACCCGACCGGTGAGGTGCGCGCCCGTCTGGGCGGGGGAGAGGACGTGCTCGTCGCCGACATCGATCGCGGCAGCGTCGAGCGCACCCGCGCAACGGTGCCGTTGCTCTGA